A genomic window from Salvia hispanica cultivar TCC Black 2014 chromosome 5, UniMelb_Shisp_WGS_1.0, whole genome shotgun sequence includes:
- the LOC125188242 gene encoding MADS-box transcription factor 23-like, with product MENSNGKKTLGRRKIPMRKIEKKSSLQVAFSKRRGGLFRKAAELSILCGAEIAILVQSPSQKLYAFGSPSDVAALISRIDPIDDGGYEAAMRMAEAEKRRATEEEKPYEGLELHEPEGMRTAPDDFGGKVELEFDYPLLQEGASSSNQVKIDDQIFTTFTLDEIWGRD from the coding sequence ATGGAGAATTCCAACGGCAAAAAGACGCTGGGGAGGAGGAAGATCCCGATGCGAAAAATCGAGAAGAAATCGAGCCTGCAAGTCGCCTTCTCCAAGCGCCGCGGCGGCCTCTTCCGCAAAGCCGCCGAGCTCTCCATCCTCTGCGGTGCGGAAATCGCCATCCTCGTGCAGTCCCCGTCGCAGAAGCTCTACGCCTTCGGCAGCCCCTCCGACGTCGCCGCTCTCATCAGCCGCATCGATCCGATCGACGACGGCGGCTACGAGGCGGCGATGAGAATGGCGGAGGCGGAGAAGAGGAGAGCGACGGAGGAGGAGAAACCCTACGAGGGTTTGGAACTGCACGAACCGGAGGGAATGCGCACTGCACCGGACGATTTTGGGGGAAAAGTTGAATTGGAGTTTGATTATCCGTTGCTTCAAGAAGGTGCTTCTTCGTCCAATCAGGTCAAGATTGACGATCAAATCTTCACCACGTTTACGTTGGATGAGATTTGGGGGAGAGACTAG